The DNA sequence GACGGCATCGTCATCACCCCGTCGCATAATCCGCCGGCCGATGGCGGCTTCAAGTACAACCCCACCAACGGCGGCCCGGCCGATACCGGCGTGACCAAGTGGATTCAGGAACGCGCCAACGCGCTTCTGGTCGCCGGGCTCAAGGGCGTGCAGCGAATGGATTACGCGCAAGCGCTCAAGGCTCCGACCACCCAGCGCTTCGATTTCATCGAAAGCTACGTGGGCGGCCTGGATCAGGTGATCGACCTCGAAGCGATCCGCAATTCTGGCCTGAAGTTTGGCGTCGATCCGCTCGGCGGCGCCGGTGTGCATTACTGGACGCGCATCGCGGAACGCTATGGTCTGCCGCTCGAAGTGCTCTCCACCCGAGTCGACCCAACCTTCCGCTTCATGCGCCTGGATTGGGACGGCAAGATCCGCATGGACTGCAGCTCGCCACACGCCATGGCCGGGCTGATCGAAAACAAGGACCGCTTCGACGTCTCCTTCGCCTGCGACACGGACCATGACCGCCATGGCATCGTCGCGCGCTCGGTCGGGCTGCTGAACCCCAATCACTACCTCGCCGTCGCCATCGAATACCTGTTCACCCACCGCCCCGAATGGAGCGCGCAGGCCGGTATCGGCAAGACGCTGGTCTCGTCCTCGATGATCGACCGCGTCGCGAAGGGCATCGACCGCCAAGTGGTAGAAGTGCCGGTGGGCTTCAAGTGGTTCGTCGATGGTTTGATGGATGGCAGCTTGGGCTTTGGCGGCGAGGAATCAGCGGGTGCTTCCTTCCTGCGCAAGAACGGCGGCGCCTGGTCAACCGACAAGGATGGCCTGATCCTCGGCCTGCTGGCGGCGGAAATCACCGCAGTCACCGGCAAGGACCCGGGCGAACGCTACCAGGCGCTGACCGATCGTTTCGGCGCTCCGGTGTACCAGCGCATCGACGCCCCAGCCAACCGTGAACAGAAAGCCAAGCTCGGCAAGCTGTCCGCCTCTCAGGTCACGGCGGGCGAACTGGCCGGCCAGCCGATCACACAAATCCTGACCGAAGCGCCGGGTAACGGTGCTGCCATTGGTGGGCTCAAAGTCGTGACCGATAACGGCTGGTTCGCCGCTCGGCCATCCGGTACCGAGGACGTCTACAAGATCTACGCCGAAAGCTTCGAAGGCGAGGCGCACTTGAAGCGCATCCAGGAAGAAGCCAAGGCGCTGGTCGACGGCGTGCTGGCAGGGTGAGGCAACAAGCGCAATCCAGTAGGGACTGATTGTGTTCGGCGAAAGTGATACAGCCGCTTTCGAGCGAGGTTTTCATTACCGTCCAGCGGCTCGGACATAGGCCTCGCCGGTATGTGTCGCTCTGTGAGCATGTGCAAAATGCTGGACATTGCACAAACCGGCTGAGGGGTAAGGACACCCATCTTCTCGTTCCGAACGCCCGCTATCGCGGGCGTCTCGACCTTTTTGCCCGGCCGCTCGCCGCTCTGGCATGGCTTTCGCTCTGGTTTTCCGGTCTCGCTTGTTTCCGTGCCGCACCGTCGATGCATTTCGACGGTGCGGCCGGCGCGATCAGAACAATAAGGAAAACCGTACATGAATGCCCTACGCACACCTATCGGCGGACCAGCCGCCGGCACCCGACCGTCCCGCTTCACCATTATCCCGCCCAGCATGCTTCGTAACAGCCGCTACTCTGATTGTCATGGTGCCATGTGCACCGCTGCCCTGATCGTTACCCGCAGCAATCGGAGACAGCCATGATTCTGAAAGGCAAAGCAGCCCTGGTCACCGGCTCGACCAGCGGGATCGGTCTGGGCATCGCCTGCAAGCTGGCAGAGGCGGGTGCCGACGTGATGCTCAATGGCTTCGGCGATGTGGAGGCGGCTATCGCCCGAGTGTCCGTCTATGGCACCCGTGTGCTGCATCACTCAGCCGACGTATCCAATGCCGAACAGATCGCCGAGATGGTCAGCCACACCGAGCGTGATTTCGGGTCTCTCGATGTGCTGGTCAACAACGCCGGCATTCAGCACGTCGCGCCGGTCGAAAGTTTCCCGGTCGAGCGTTGGGACAGCATCATCGCCATCAATCTGTCCTCGGTATTCCACACCATGCGTTTGGCGCTGCCGGGCATGCGCGAGCGCAACTGGGGGCGGATCGTCAACATCTCCTCGGTTCACGGCCTGGTGGCTTCGGCGCAGAAATCGGCCTACGTAGCTGCCAAGCACGGGGTGATCGGCCTGACCAAGACGGTCGCTCTGGAAACCGCATCCACCGCAGTCACCTGCAACGCGCTCTGCCCAGGCTGGGTACTGACGCCGCTGGTACAGCAGCAGATCGACAGCAAGACGCAAACTCATGGCGACCCGGCCCGCGCGACGCGGGAGCTGCTGATGGAGAAACAGCCTTCGCTGGATTTCGTCACGCCCGAGGAGCTGGGTGATCTGACGCTGTTTCTCTGTAGCGACGCCGCCAAGCAAGTACGCGGCGCGGCCTGGAACGTCGATGGCGGCTGGCTGGCGCAGTGACGCTGCGGCCTTGATCGACCTTTGCGGCAAGTCTTCACGTTAACGCACTTAGGAACGGCGCCTGAGCTCTATGCGCTGGTGAGCAGTTGCGGTTCGCCAATGGTTGGCGCGCTGCCTTCATAAGGATGACGTCTCGATGAACAGCTTCTTTCGTCAGTTTCGTATCGGTCAGCGGGTCTGGATGCTTACCCTTGGTTTCGGTGTGGTCGTAGTTCTGTTCACCTGGTGGATGGTGGCCAGTCTGCAACGCAGTCTGACCGAAGAAAAAATGGCCGCCGTGGATGCGGCACTGACCACCGCCGTACGGGTGATGGAGCATTACGAGGGCAAAGCGCGCGCTGGTGAAATCACGCTGCCAGAGGCGCAAACCGGCGCGATGGAAGTGATCGGCACCATCCGTTATCTGGGCGACCACTATCTGTGGATCAACAACATGGATTTCGTCTGGCTAATGCACCCGGTCAGCCCGCAACTGGTCGGTCGCGATCTGCGTGATCTGAAGGACAAGGCCGG is a window from the Pseudomonas sp. MTM4 genome containing:
- the pgm gene encoding phosphoglucomutase (alpha-D-glucose-1,6-bisphosphate-dependent) — encoded protein: MSIDVNAGRLPHENSLVNLPRLVSRYYSERPDPSDPAQQVSFGTSGHRGSSLKNSFNEWHILATTQAICDYRREQGIDGPIFVGMDTHALSEPAFVSALEVLAANSVETRIDAGCSETNGEPGYTPTPAISNAILEYNAGRSSGLADGIVITPSHNPPADGGFKYNPTNGGPADTGVTKWIQERANALLVAGLKGVQRMDYAQALKAPTTQRFDFIESYVGGLDQVIDLEAIRNSGLKFGVDPLGGAGVHYWTRIAERYGLPLEVLSTRVDPTFRFMRLDWDGKIRMDCSSPHAMAGLIENKDRFDVSFACDTDHDRHGIVARSVGLLNPNHYLAVAIEYLFTHRPEWSAQAGIGKTLVSSSMIDRVAKGIDRQVVEVPVGFKWFVDGLMDGSLGFGGEESAGASFLRKNGGAWSTDKDGLILGLLAAEITAVTGKDPGERYQALTDRFGAPVYQRIDAPANREQKAKLGKLSASQVTAGELAGQPITQILTEAPGNGAAIGGLKVVTDNGWFAARPSGTEDVYKIYAESFEGEAHLKRIQEEAKALVDGVLAG
- a CDS encoding 3-hydroxybutyrate dehydrogenase, which translates into the protein MILKGKAALVTGSTSGIGLGIACKLAEAGADVMLNGFGDVEAAIARVSVYGTRVLHHSADVSNAEQIAEMVSHTERDFGSLDVLVNNAGIQHVAPVESFPVERWDSIIAINLSSVFHTMRLALPGMRERNWGRIVNISSVHGLVASAQKSAYVAAKHGVIGLTKTVALETASTAVTCNALCPGWVLTPLVQQQIDSKTQTHGDPARATRELLMEKQPSLDFVTPEELGDLTLFLCSDAAKQVRGAAWNVDGGWLAQ